In Archocentrus centrarchus isolate MPI-CPG fArcCen1 chromosome 24, fArcCen1, whole genome shotgun sequence, one DNA window encodes the following:
- the LOC115774729 gene encoding uncharacterized protein LOC115774729, producing the protein MSSAGSALRVHAIRIRPGQELLGSLQAFVEERHLRAPFIITCVGSVTKATLRLANATATNTNEVLHLSGRFEIVSLVGTLNPDAHLHISLSDAAGRTVGGHVLGDLEVFTTAEVVVGEAVDLSFTREMDVQTGFPELVVQTRSQTDGSA; encoded by the exons ATG AGTTCAGCAGGATCAGCTCTCCGGGTCCATGCGATCAGGATCCGCCCGGGTCAGGAGCTGCTGGGATCTCTGCAGGCTTTCGTGGAGGAGAGGCATCTCCGAGCGCCGTTCATCATCACCTGTGTGGGCAGCGTCACCAAGGCGACGCTGCGGCTGGCAAACGCCACAGCGACGAATACAAACGAG GTGTTGCACCTCAGTGGGCGATTCGAGATCGTCTCCCTGGTCGGCACGCTCAACCCAGACGCCCACCTCCACATCAGCCTCTCGGATGCAGCGGGCAGGACAGTGGGAGGTCACGTCCTGGGGGATCTGGAGGTGTTCACCACTGCTGAAGTGGTCGTCGGCGAAGCAGTCGACCTGTCGTTCACCAGAGAGATGGACGTGCAGACGGGCTTCCCCGAGCTGGTGGTTCAAACACGATCCCAGACTGACGGGTCAGCCTGA